A genomic window from Micromonospora ferruginea includes:
- a CDS encoding thiamine pyrophosphate-dependent dehydrogenase E1 component subunit alpha produces MTAAPADTVPAPVPADGAAPTGPEPAGPEAALIRDMVRIRCVEEELCDRYRDDQEMRTPTHFSIGQEATAVGVAAATGPDDLVYTGHRSHAPYLAMGGDLRAMVAELYGRESGCARGRGGSIHLVDRSAGFAGSAAILGEMISVAVGAGWSAALRGRPQVALTFFGDGATEEGVFHEAVNFAQVHRVPVVFLCENNLYSISSPLGQRQPAGSTITDRVTAYGLWARSVDGNDVYAVRAAARAAVQRCRTGAGPAFLELHTYRWREHVGPGWDHDHGYRSREEIDAWMARCPIRRAVEVARPTQPGLDDWVREWERRYRAEVRDAVRVARAAAWPPVSTLVDGAYGAGR; encoded by the coding sequence ATGACCGCTGCCCCCGCCGACACCGTGCCGGCGCCCGTCCCGGCCGACGGCGCCGCGCCCACCGGCCCCGAACCGGCCGGTCCGGAGGCCGCGCTGATCCGGGACATGGTGCGCATCCGCTGCGTCGAGGAGGAACTCTGCGACCGGTACCGCGACGACCAGGAGATGCGGACCCCCACCCACTTCTCGATCGGCCAGGAGGCGACGGCGGTGGGCGTCGCCGCCGCGACCGGGCCGGACGACCTGGTCTACACCGGGCACCGGTCGCACGCCCCGTACCTCGCCATGGGTGGTGACCTGCGGGCCATGGTGGCCGAGCTGTACGGCCGGGAGTCCGGCTGCGCGCGCGGTCGCGGCGGGTCGATCCACCTGGTCGACCGGTCGGCCGGGTTCGCCGGCTCGGCGGCCATCCTCGGCGAGATGATCTCGGTCGCGGTGGGCGCCGGCTGGTCCGCGGCGCTGCGGGGGCGGCCCCAGGTCGCGCTGACCTTCTTCGGCGACGGCGCCACCGAGGAGGGGGTGTTCCACGAGGCGGTCAACTTCGCCCAGGTGCACCGGGTGCCGGTGGTGTTCCTCTGCGAGAACAACCTCTACTCGATCTCGTCGCCGCTGGGCCAGCGGCAGCCGGCCGGGTCGACCATCACCGACCGGGTCACCGCGTACGGGCTGTGGGCCCGCTCGGTCGACGGCAACGACGTGTACGCGGTGCGGGCCGCCGCCCGCGCCGCCGTGCAGCGGTGCCGGACCGGCGCCGGCCCGGCCTTCCTGGAGCTGCACACCTACCGGTGGCGCGAGCACGTGGGCCCGGGGTGGGACCACGACCACGGGTACCGCTCCCGGGAGGAGATCGACGCGTGGATGGCGCGGTGCCCGATCCGCCGGGCGGTCGAGGTGGCCCGGCCGACGCAGCCGGGCCTGGACGACTGGGTGCGGGAGTGGGAGCGGCGGTACCGCGCCGAGGTGCGCGACGCGGTCCGGGTGGCACGGGCGGCCGCCTGGCCGCCGGTGTCCACGTTGGTCGACGGCGCGTACGGCGCCGGTCGCTGA
- a CDS encoding alpha-ketoacid dehydrogenase subunit beta, with product MRELTYWQAISEATVQCMAEDPTVLVLGEGVDDHKGTFGTTKTAFERYGAARVVDVPNSENACAGIAIGAAANGMRPLVVHTRADFMFLAMDALVNLAAKWRYMYGDQGGAPVVTRGVVGRGWGQGATHSQSPHATFGHYAGLYVATPASPADAKGLLVQALRGDTPVVLIENRNLYPMTGPVPEEPEPVPFGVGRIARAGDDVTVVAASLMVAEALRAADQLATRGVGVEVVDVRSIRPLDERIICESVARTGRLVVADTSWARYGFAAEVAAVVAETVPEALRAPVRRVTLPDCPAPVSWPLEEAFHPGADEIVEACLALVGDRRGELPRLTSAAAGFHGPY from the coding sequence ATGCGGGAACTGACGTACTGGCAGGCGATCAGCGAGGCCACCGTGCAGTGCATGGCGGAGGACCCGACCGTGCTGGTGCTGGGGGAGGGGGTGGACGACCACAAGGGCACGTTCGGCACCACGAAGACCGCCTTCGAGCGGTACGGCGCGGCGCGGGTGGTCGACGTGCCGAACTCGGAGAACGCCTGCGCCGGCATCGCGATCGGCGCGGCGGCCAACGGGATGCGTCCGCTGGTGGTGCACACCCGGGCGGACTTCATGTTCCTGGCCATGGACGCGCTGGTGAACCTGGCCGCGAAGTGGCGCTACATGTACGGCGACCAGGGCGGCGCGCCGGTGGTGACCCGGGGCGTGGTGGGCCGGGGCTGGGGGCAGGGCGCCACCCACTCGCAGAGCCCGCACGCGACGTTCGGCCACTACGCCGGCCTGTACGTGGCCACGCCCGCGTCGCCGGCGGACGCGAAGGGCCTGCTGGTGCAGGCGCTGCGCGGGGACACCCCGGTGGTGCTGATCGAGAACCGCAACCTCTACCCGATGACCGGGCCGGTGCCGGAGGAGCCGGAGCCGGTGCCGTTCGGGGTGGGCCGGATCGCCCGCGCCGGCGACGACGTGACGGTGGTCGCCGCCTCGCTGATGGTGGCCGAGGCGTTGCGTGCCGCCGACCAGTTGGCGACCCGGGGGGTCGGGGTGGAGGTGGTGGACGTGCGCAGCATCCGGCCGTTGGACGAGCGGATCATCTGCGAGTCGGTCGCGCGCACCGGCCGGCTCGTGGTGGCCGACACCAGTTGGGCCCGCTACGGCTTCGCCGCGGAGGTGGCCGCCGTGGTGGCGGAGACGGTGCCGGAGGCGTTGCGCGCGCCGGTGCGCCGGGTGACGCTGCCGGACTGCCCGGCGCCGGTGTCGTGGCCGCTGGAGGAGGCGTTCCATCCGGGCGCGGACGAGATCGTCGAGGCGTGCCTGGCCCTGGTCGGTGACCGGCGCGGTGAGCTGCCGCGGTTGACCAGCGCGGCGGCCGGTTTCCACGGCCCGTACTGA
- a CDS encoding nuclear transport factor 2 family protein, producing the protein MTVQTENIPDRTAFARVYAEVQQFYAWHMHLLDSGAAREWADTFTPDGVFAPPSAPRPIVGRDALAAGAEQAHAELRRKGEQHRHLLLSVNVRPQDDGSLTVRSYAQIIATPRDGEPRLHLMCVTHDVLVRGADGQLLVRHRRVTRDDRT; encoded by the coding sequence ATGACCGTGCAGACCGAGAACATTCCGGACCGGACGGCCTTCGCCCGGGTGTACGCCGAGGTCCAGCAGTTCTACGCATGGCACATGCACCTGCTGGACAGCGGCGCGGCGCGGGAGTGGGCCGACACGTTCACCCCGGACGGCGTGTTCGCGCCACCGTCGGCCCCCCGGCCGATCGTCGGGCGGGACGCGCTGGCGGCCGGGGCGGAACAGGCCCACGCCGAGCTGCGCCGCAAGGGCGAACAGCACCGGCACCTGCTGCTGTCGGTGAACGTCCGGCCGCAGGACGACGGGTCGTTGACGGTCCGCAGCTACGCGCAGATCATCGCCACGCCCCGCGACGGCGAGCCGCGCCTGCACCTCATGTGCGTCACGCACGACGTGCTGGTGCGCGGCGCCGACGGGCAGCTCCTGGTCCGGCACCGCCGGGTCACCCGGGACGACCGGACCTGA
- a CDS encoding DMT family transporter, producing MSRGGLMRFGAVALMWGSTYFWIKMALGGMNPTQFSLVRVAIGAVAMLAIVVLTGAALPRRPDVWLRLLLVAFLVNALPVLLVQIVPDATGEDVGVVSVFNASVPLWALLLAPLLRERAVGGRTVAGVLIGFAGVLLMFPPWEQVSRWFTWSSLINFVAAVAYGYALFYMVRVMREENMRPLVLSATQALFGVAWAALTLTWQDWGPAPTWSSEVLIALAVLGILNTAVVFTFFVRMVRDDGPVLSSTVLYLVPVVLLLGSVWLEDAPLTALQVVGMVVAAVGVLVARLGTGPAGSAEPADVDAEPAGPDAPARPVTPAVGRPAGSRTAAHRRAI from the coding sequence ATGAGTCGTGGTGGATTGATGCGCTTCGGCGCGGTGGCCCTGATGTGGGGCTCGACGTACTTCTGGATCAAGATGGCGCTCGGCGGGATGAACCCCACCCAGTTCAGCCTCGTCCGGGTCGCGATCGGCGCGGTGGCCATGCTGGCGATCGTCGTGCTGACCGGCGCGGCGCTGCCCCGACGCCCCGACGTCTGGCTCCGCCTGCTGCTGGTCGCCTTCCTGGTCAACGCGTTGCCGGTGCTGCTGGTGCAGATCGTGCCGGACGCCACGGGTGAGGACGTCGGCGTGGTGTCGGTGTTCAACGCCAGCGTGCCGCTGTGGGCGCTGCTGCTCGCGCCGCTGCTGCGCGAGCGCGCCGTCGGCGGGCGGACGGTGGCCGGCGTGCTGATCGGGTTCGCCGGCGTGCTGCTGATGTTCCCGCCGTGGGAGCAGGTCTCCCGCTGGTTCACCTGGAGCTCGCTGATCAACTTCGTGGCCGCGGTGGCGTACGGGTACGCGCTGTTCTACATGGTGCGCGTCATGCGCGAGGAGAACATGCGCCCGCTGGTGCTCTCGGCCACCCAGGCGCTGTTCGGCGTGGCCTGGGCGGCGCTGACGCTGACCTGGCAGGACTGGGGTCCGGCGCCCACCTGGTCGTCGGAGGTGCTGATCGCGCTGGCGGTGCTCGGCATCCTCAACACCGCCGTGGTCTTCACGTTCTTCGTCCGGATGGTCCGCGACGACGGCCCGGTCCTGTCGTCGACCGTGCTCTACCTGGTGCCGGTGGTGCTGCTGCTGGGCAGCGTCTGGCTGGAGGACGCCCCGCTCACCGCGCTCCAGGTGGTCGGCATGGTCGTCGCGGCGGTCGGCGTGCTGGTGGCCCGCCTCGGCACCGGGCCGGCCGGGTCCGCCGAACCGGCCGACGTGGACGCCGAGCCCGCCGGCCCGG
- a CDS encoding dTDP-4-dehydrorhamnose 3,5-epimerase family protein has protein sequence MTPPPVTSGTRLPEIWSAPLTPRPDVRGHFVEVFRASTLAAATGVDLPVTQASLSVSRRGVIRGVHYFPDGPGQTKVVSCVHGAVLDCVVDLRVDSPTFGRWTATRLDQDAPHALYVPRGFGHSFVSLTEGAVMLYLCDVEYVPDRELTVHPFDADLGLPWPAEPEPIVSERDLAAPTLREARRAGLLPTI, from the coding sequence ATGACCCCTCCACCCGTCACCTCCGGCACGCGCCTGCCGGAGATCTGGAGCGCGCCGCTGACCCCCCGCCCCGACGTCCGCGGCCACTTCGTCGAGGTGTTCCGGGCCAGCACCCTCGCCGCGGCGACCGGCGTCGACCTGCCGGTGACGCAGGCCAGCCTCTCGGTGTCACGCCGGGGGGTGATCCGGGGCGTGCACTACTTCCCGGACGGCCCGGGACAGACCAAGGTGGTGTCCTGCGTGCACGGCGCGGTGCTCGACTGCGTGGTCGACCTGCGCGTCGACTCACCGACGTTCGGCCGGTGGACGGCCACCCGGCTCGACCAGGACGCGCCGCACGCGCTGTACGTGCCGCGCGGCTTCGGGCACTCCTTCGTGTCCCTCACCGAGGGCGCGGTGATGCTCTACCTGTGCGACGTCGAGTACGTGCCGGACCGTGAGCTGACCGTCCACCCCTTCGACGCCGACCTGGGCCTGCCGTGGCCGGCCGAACCGGAGCCGATCGTCTCGGAGCGCGACCTCGCCGCGCCGACGTTGCGCGAGGCACGGCGGGCCGGCCTGCTGCCGACGATCTGA
- a CDS encoding DEAD/DEAH box helicase: MLLGRFAVVFEPGDPPRAGTVSFYDPTGDAVPDEFDELGEVRELELALPLDGPVAAWQVQVCAMPVADAVRHLVALRDETDVTPAAAFWSAVAVTGLHLVARGRLLPGVTPDGHDAWRVGPFDVADVQRIRALAAAMPAEARAVPVDPFAETIVLPDAEDLVRAFLDAVADTLPRIPAAPWLTGDDRFTGLDPEPVEELREWAQEVSAGVDTGLRVALRLEGRGDFETTGLTAVVRMRSLADPTLVSDAAALWEGDEHGLGEQATFEAMLAVRRAATVWQPLGRLLDEAAPVELELLDEDLIDLLGGAERRLAGAGIDVEWPPQISRELNARVLIGSPPEQPADPAGFFRSAALLPQSWQLTFAGEALTDAEMDLVAKSRPIVALRGQWVAVEPELARKARERQLRPLKAYDALAATLIASTEVDDERVEVVADGWLGALRERIAEPDGGPEPLAPPTGLDGTLREYQLRGLRWLDRMTSLGFGGCLADDMGLGKTITVISLHLRRRADPALAGPTLVVCPASVLGNWEREIRRFAPDVPVRRFHGAARSLDGLADGFVLTSYGTMRLDAAVLGGQRWGMVVADEAQYVKNRLSGTAKALREIPAGARLALTGTPVENNLSELWTILDWTTPGLLDKVGTFRARWARPIEVDRDTSGVDRLARLVRPFLLRRRKSDPGIAPELPPKTVTDHLISLTDEQATLYRRVVDEVMGEIRTSPTSIARRGLVLKLLVGLKQVCNHPAHYLKEPHGKLSGRSEKLQRLDDLLETILAEDGGALVFTQYVQMARLLERHLAERGVPAQLLHGGTPVPQREEMVRRFQAGAVPVFLLSLKAAGTGLNLTRADHVIHYDRWWNPAVEEQATDRAYRIGQTKPVQVHRLIAQGTLEDRIAALLESKRELADAVLSGGETALTELSDAELFRLVQLREEG, encoded by the coding sequence GTGCTACTCGGGCGGTTCGCGGTCGTCTTCGAGCCGGGCGATCCGCCCCGGGCCGGCACGGTGAGCTTCTACGACCCGACCGGCGACGCGGTGCCGGACGAGTTCGACGAGCTGGGCGAGGTCCGCGAGCTGGAGCTGGCCCTGCCCCTCGACGGGCCGGTCGCCGCGTGGCAGGTGCAGGTCTGCGCCATGCCGGTCGCCGACGCGGTGCGGCATCTCGTCGCGCTGCGCGACGAGACGGACGTGACGCCCGCCGCGGCGTTCTGGTCGGCCGTCGCGGTCACCGGCCTGCACCTGGTCGCGCGCGGCCGGCTGCTGCCCGGCGTCACCCCGGACGGGCACGACGCCTGGCGGGTCGGCCCGTTCGACGTCGCCGACGTGCAGCGCATCCGCGCGCTCGCCGCGGCGATGCCGGCCGAGGCCCGCGCCGTGCCCGTCGACCCGTTCGCCGAGACCATCGTGCTGCCCGACGCCGAGGACCTGGTCCGGGCGTTCCTGGACGCGGTGGCCGACACGCTGCCGCGCATCCCGGCGGCGCCGTGGCTGACCGGCGACGACCGGTTCACCGGCCTGGACCCGGAGCCGGTGGAGGAGCTGCGCGAGTGGGCGCAGGAGGTCTCCGCCGGCGTGGACACCGGGTTGCGGGTGGCGTTGCGGCTGGAGGGGCGGGGCGACTTCGAGACCACCGGTCTCACCGCCGTGGTCCGCATGCGCAGCCTCGCCGACCCGACCCTGGTCAGCGACGCGGCGGCGCTGTGGGAGGGCGACGAGCACGGGCTCGGCGAGCAGGCGACGTTCGAGGCCATGCTCGCGGTGCGCCGGGCCGCGACGGTGTGGCAGCCGCTGGGGCGGCTGCTCGACGAGGCCGCCCCGGTCGAGCTGGAGTTGCTCGACGAGGACCTGATCGACCTCCTCGGCGGCGCCGAGCGGCGGCTCGCCGGGGCCGGCATCGACGTCGAGTGGCCGCCGCAGATCTCCCGCGAGCTCAACGCCCGCGTTCTGATCGGCTCGCCACCGGAACAGCCGGCGGATCCGGCCGGTTTCTTCCGCTCGGCGGCGCTGCTGCCGCAGAGCTGGCAGCTCACGTTCGCCGGTGAGGCGCTCACCGACGCGGAGATGGACCTGGTCGCCAAGTCCCGGCCCATCGTCGCGCTGCGCGGGCAGTGGGTGGCGGTCGAGCCGGAGCTGGCGCGCAAGGCCCGGGAGCGGCAGCTCCGCCCGCTCAAGGCGTACGACGCGCTGGCCGCGACGCTGATCGCCAGCACGGAGGTGGACGACGAGCGCGTCGAGGTGGTGGCCGACGGCTGGCTCGGCGCGCTGCGCGAGCGGATCGCCGAGCCGGACGGCGGCCCCGAGCCGCTGGCCCCGCCGACCGGGCTGGACGGCACGCTGCGCGAGTACCAGTTGCGCGGGCTGCGCTGGCTGGACCGGATGACCTCGCTCGGCTTCGGCGGCTGCCTCGCCGACGACATGGGTCTGGGCAAGACGATCACGGTCATCTCGCTGCACCTGCGCCGCCGTGCCGATCCGGCGCTCGCCGGGCCGACGCTCGTGGTCTGCCCGGCCTCGGTGCTGGGCAACTGGGAACGCGAGATCCGGCGGTTCGCCCCGGACGTGCCGGTCCGCCGGTTCCACGGGGCCGCCCGCTCGCTCGACGGACTCGCCGACGGGTTCGTGCTGACCAGCTACGGCACCATGCGCCTGGACGCCGCGGTGCTGGGGGGGCAGCGGTGGGGGATGGTGGTGGCGGACGAGGCGCAGTACGTCAAGAACCGGCTCAGCGGCACCGCGAAGGCGTTGCGCGAGATCCCGGCCGGCGCCCGACTCGCGCTCACCGGCACGCCGGTGGAGAACAACCTCTCCGAGCTGTGGACCATCCTCGACTGGACCACGCCCGGGCTGCTGGACAAGGTCGGCACGTTCCGGGCCCGGTGGGCCCGGCCGATCGAGGTGGACCGGGACACATCGGGCGTGGACCGGCTCGCCCGCCTGGTCCGGCCCTTCCTGCTGCGCCGCCGCAAGTCCGACCCGGGCATCGCGCCGGAGCTGCCGCCGAAGACGGTCACCGACCACCTGATCTCGCTCACCGACGAGCAGGCGACGCTCTACCGGCGGGTCGTCGACGAGGTGATGGGTGAGATCCGCACCAGCCCGACCAGCATCGCCCGGCGCGGTCTGGTGCTGAAGCTCCTCGTCGGCCTGAAGCAGGTGTGCAACCACCCGGCGCACTACCTCAAGGAGCCGCACGGCAAGCTCTCCGGCCGTTCGGAGAAGTTGCAGCGCCTCGACGACCTGCTGGAGACCATCCTCGCCGAGGACGGCGGCGCCCTGGTCTTCACCCAGTACGTGCAGATGGCCCGGCTGCTGGAGCGGCACCTGGCCGAGCGGGGCGTGCCGGCGCAACTGCTGCACGGCGGCACGCCGGTGCCGCAGCGCGAGGAGATGGTCCGCCGGTTCCAGGCCGGCGCGGTGCCGGTGTTCCTGCTGTCGCTCAAGGCGGCCGGCACCGGCCTCAACCTGACCCGCGCCGACCACGTCATCCACTACGACAGGTGGTGGAACCCGGCGGTGGAGGAGCAGGCCACCGACCGGGCGTACCGGATCGGCCAGACCAAGCCGGTGCAGGTGCACCGGCTGATCGCCCAGGGCACCCTGGAGGACCGGATCGCCGCGCTGCTGGAGTCCAAGCGGGAGCTGGCCGACGCCGTGCTCAGCGGCGGCGAGACCGCCCTGACCGAACTGTCCGACGCCGAGCTGTTCCGGCTCGTGCAGCTTCGTGAGGAGGGATGA
- a CDS encoding NDP-hexose 2,3-dehydratase family protein, with translation MAASRRRLRLVARPVPGGQATDRAASADRIARSAAHPGDGVAAVLGWLADLAERSWTTAERVPLEDLVGWSAVPGRGDLVHRTGRFYRIHGLDVTAPDGPVPHWRQPVIDQPEVGVLGLLAREFDGVLHFLVQAKAEPGNVNGLQISPTVQATRSNYTGAHGGRAVPYLEYFRDRERHRVIADVRQSEQGAWFHRKRNRNMVVEVREDLPVRPGFRWLTLGQLHRLLAVDDVVNMDTRTVLACLPLTGVTPDEPPDPLPTDDRFRAALRRSARAASAALSAELLSWVTDRRSLTAMQARRVPLAETHGWRWRDGRIAHHRGRFFEVVGVAVRARGREVDGWTQPMIEAVGTGVVAFLVRRVGGVLHVLVHARAEPGSVDVVELAPTVQCQPDNYLDLPAGARPPYLDEVLDAPPERVRFAATLSEEGGRFFHTRNRYLVVEVGPRGVPTHPDYRWVTVRQLDALLRHSHYLNVQARSLVACLHSLRHPNRGES, from the coding sequence ATGGCGGCGTCGCGGCGTCGCCTGCGCCTGGTCGCCCGTCCGGTGCCGGGCGGGCAGGCGACCGACCGGGCCGCCTCGGCCGACCGGATCGCCCGCTCGGCCGCCCATCCCGGTGACGGGGTGGCCGCCGTGCTCGGCTGGCTCGCGGACCTCGCCGAGCGGAGCTGGACCACCGCCGAGCGGGTGCCGTTGGAGGACCTGGTGGGCTGGTCGGCGGTCCCCGGCCGCGGGGACCTGGTGCACCGCACCGGCCGGTTCTACCGGATCCACGGCCTCGACGTGACCGCGCCGGACGGTCCGGTGCCGCACTGGCGGCAGCCGGTCATCGACCAGCCCGAGGTGGGCGTGCTCGGCCTGCTGGCCCGGGAGTTCGACGGCGTGCTGCACTTCCTGGTGCAGGCGAAGGCGGAGCCCGGAAACGTCAACGGGCTGCAGATCTCGCCCACCGTGCAGGCGACCCGGAGCAACTACACCGGCGCGCACGGCGGCCGGGCGGTGCCCTACCTGGAATACTTCCGCGACCGGGAACGGCACCGGGTGATCGCCGACGTGCGCCAGTCCGAGCAGGGTGCCTGGTTCCATCGCAAGCGCAACCGCAACATGGTCGTCGAGGTGCGCGAGGACCTGCCGGTACGGCCGGGCTTCCGCTGGCTGACGCTCGGCCAGTTGCACCGGCTGCTCGCCGTGGACGACGTGGTCAACATGGACACCCGTACCGTGCTGGCCTGCCTGCCGCTGACCGGGGTGACACCGGACGAGCCGCCCGACCCGCTGCCCACCGACGACCGGTTCCGGGCGGCGCTGCGCCGCTCGGCCCGCGCGGCCTCGGCCGCGCTGTCGGCGGAGCTGCTGAGCTGGGTCACCGACCGGCGCAGCCTGACCGCCATGCAGGCCCGGCGGGTGCCGCTGGCGGAGACCCACGGATGGCGGTGGCGCGACGGGCGGATCGCGCACCACCGTGGCCGTTTCTTCGAGGTGGTGGGCGTGGCGGTACGCGCCCGGGGCCGGGAGGTCGACGGCTGGACCCAGCCGATGATCGAGGCGGTCGGCACCGGTGTCGTCGCGTTCCTGGTCCGCCGCGTCGGCGGGGTGCTGCACGTGCTCGTGCACGCCCGGGCCGAGCCCGGTTCCGTCGACGTGGTGGAGCTGGCCCCGACCGTGCAGTGCCAGCCGGACAACTACCTCGACCTGCCGGCCGGGGCCCGGCCGCCGTACCTCGACGAGGTGTTGGACGCGCCGCCGGAGCGGGTGCGGTTCGCGGCCACGCTCTCCGAGGAGGGCGGGCGGTTCTTCCACACCCGCAACCGCTACCTGGTGGTGGAGGTCGGACCGCGCGGGGTGCCGACGCACCCCGACTACCGCTGGGTGACGGTGCGCCAGCTCGACGCGTTGCTGCGCCACAGCCACTACCTCAACGTCCAGGCCCGCAGCCTGGTCGCCTGCCTGCACAGCCTCCGGCACCCGAACAGAGGAGAGTCATGA
- a CDS encoding activator-dependent family glycosyltransferase: MRVLFVCMPHPTHWFPLVPLAWALRSAGHEVRVAGQPDLTDAVTGSGLTAVPVGDAEWYATDPWAPELLGELLAAGGSEHVQHFDFARADPAGWDWAGLLGLEKVMIGALFASFNTDPMIDDLVAFARSWGPDLVIWEPFTLAGAVVATVLGVPHARLVYGPDITLRARQEFLRLAARRDPADREDPTAEWLSAVLARHGARYDETVRTGHFTIDTTPPGTRLPLDRTTVGMRHVPYNGPAVVPDWLRVPPSRPRVCLTLGVSGEMDRSAASVGELLAGMADLDVEIVATLDAAHREQVGRLPANTRVVDFVPLHDLLPTCAAIVHHGGVGTRAAAETHGVPQLMIAYGWDTLAKARRTEELGAGLCLPAAEATVDAVRAAVLRLLTDPALRAGARALRDEATAQPTPADVVPVLEKMVLEHRVTAGGERR; encoded by the coding sequence ATGCGGGTCCTGTTCGTCTGCATGCCGCACCCCACCCACTGGTTTCCGCTGGTGCCGCTGGCCTGGGCGCTGCGGAGCGCCGGGCACGAGGTCCGGGTGGCCGGCCAGCCCGATCTGACCGACGCGGTCACCGGCAGCGGGCTGACCGCCGTGCCGGTCGGCGACGCCGAGTGGTACGCCACCGACCCGTGGGCACCGGAGCTGCTCGGCGAGCTGCTGGCCGCGGGCGGCTCCGAGCACGTGCAGCACTTCGACTTCGCGCGCGCCGACCCGGCCGGCTGGGACTGGGCCGGCCTGCTCGGCCTGGAGAAGGTGATGATCGGCGCGTTGTTCGCCTCGTTCAACACCGACCCGATGATCGACGACCTGGTGGCGTTCGCCCGCTCGTGGGGGCCCGACCTGGTGATCTGGGAACCGTTCACGCTGGCCGGCGCGGTCGTCGCGACGGTGCTCGGGGTGCCGCACGCCCGGCTCGTCTACGGCCCGGACATCACGCTGCGGGCGCGGCAGGAGTTCCTGCGGCTGGCGGCCCGGCGGGACCCGGCCGACCGGGAGGACCCGACCGCGGAGTGGCTGTCCGCGGTGCTGGCCCGCCACGGCGCCCGCTACGACGAGACGGTGCGCACCGGCCACTTCACCATCGACACCACGCCGCCGGGCACCCGGCTGCCGCTGGACCGGACGACGGTCGGGATGCGGCACGTGCCGTACAACGGGCCGGCCGTGGTGCCGGACTGGCTGCGGGTCCCGCCGTCGCGGCCGCGGGTCTGCCTCACGCTCGGTGTCTCCGGCGAGATGGACCGGTCGGCCGCGTCCGTCGGTGAGCTGCTCGCCGGCATGGCGGACCTCGACGTGGAGATCGTCGCCACGCTCGACGCGGCGCACCGGGAGCAGGTGGGCCGGCTGCCGGCAAACACCCGGGTGGTGGACTTCGTGCCGCTGCACGACCTGCTGCCGACGTGCGCCGCGATCGTGCACCACGGCGGCGTGGGCACCCGGGCCGCCGCCGAGACGCACGGCGTGCCGCAGCTCATGATCGCGTACGGCTGGGACACCCTCGCCAAGGCGCGCCGCACCGAGGAGCTGGGCGCCGGCCTGTGCCTGCCGGCGGCGGAGGCCACCGTGGACGCGGTCCGGGCCGCCGTGCTGCGGCTGCTCACCGACCCGGCGCTGCGGGCCGGGGCGCGCGCGTTGCGCGACGAGGCGACGGCCCAGCCCACCCCGGCCGACGTGGTGCCGGTGCTGGAGAAGATGGTCCTGGAGCACCGGGTCACGGCCGGCGGGGAGCGGCGCTGA